TGGCCGTCAACGAGGACCCGGACGCGCCGATCTTCGAGATCGCGGACCTCGGCATTGTGGGCGACCTGGCCGAAGTCCTCCCGGCGGCGGCCGCCGCGGTCCGGTCCCTCTGACATGACGCCGAAATGGGGACGGTACCTATTTCCCCAGAAATGGGGACGGTACCTATTTCTGCGGCAGTGCCCGGGTTTTGCCCGCAGAGCCACCCCGCGAAATACGGACGACGCCTATTCGGCTCATCTGCCCAATGCGCGGGAGCCCGTGGCTCTGGCGGGCCGAGCGGAGGGTTTTGCGCGGACCTCAAGATCGACTGGCGTCTGCACGAACAGGTCAACGAGTGGCGGATTCTGTCACACGGCCCCCGTCCAGTGGCGGGTGTTGTGCCGGCCCGAAGTCGACCGGCGGGTCTTTTCCAATCGGCGGTGCCGGGCGACGGGTGCACCAACGGCCACGCCCGGCGGTGCCAAACCATTCAGCGGATGGGACAGAGGCGCGCCCTTTTGTCCCGAAGCTGGTTTTCTCCACCGCGCAGATTCGACACGGAGAGCGGCTGAGCGGACGAGACTGACCGGGCTCGCGCAGGCGGGCTAAACAACAGGAGGCGAATTGTGACCAAGACGGCGGACGTGATTGTGATTGGGGCCGGCATAGTCGGCGCTTCGACGGCCTACCAGCTGGCCAAGACCGGGCGGAAAGTGCTGCTGGTGGACAAGGGCGCGGGCGCAGGGTACGGCTCTTCGAGCGCCTCAAGCGGGATCATCCGCTTCGAGTACACGCTGCTGACCTCGGTGATTGTGGCCTGGGAGGCCTCGCACATGTGGGCTGACCTGCGTTCCTACCTGGAGGCACCGGCGGGCGAGGCGCTGGCCAAGTTCCACCGCAACGGCAAGATCATGGTGGACTGCCCCGCCTTCCCGCGCGCCGCGCTGCGGGCGCACTTCGACGCCTTGGGGATTGAATACGAGGAATGGGACGCGACCGAACTGGAGCGCCGGATCGGCGGGATTGACGCCGGGCGCTTCTTCCCGCCCAAGCCCATCGACTCGGAATCCTTCTGGGACGAGCCCTCAGGTCGGTTGGGCGCCGTCTACACCCCGCAGGCCGGATTCATCGACGACCCCCGTCTTGCCTGCGAAAACTTCGCCAACGCGGCCCGCCGTGCGGGCGCGGAGACGCTGTACCGCACGGCGGTCGTGGCGATCACGCAGGTGGGCGGCAGGGCTGAGGGCGCTGGCGCCGAGCCCCTCAACGGTCCCGGCACTGGCGGGCTGGCGAACGGAAGCGGCGGTGGGGCTGGCGGATCAGTGGGTGGCATCGGCGGTGGGGCCGACGGATCAGTGGGCGGCACCGGCGGCGGCGTGGAAACGGACAGGGCTGGTTTTGGCGGGTGGGCGGACGGCATCGGCGGTGGCGTGCGCGGCGGATCCGGGACGGTCTGGCGGGTGACGACCGACGCGGGCGAGACGTTGGAGGCGCCCGTGGTGGTAAACGCGGCCGGGCCGTGGTCGCCGCAGGTCAACGCGCTGGCCGGGGTGGGTGGCGAGTTCGCCATCACGACCCGCCCGCTGCGTCAAGAGGTCCACGCGGTGCCCGCGCCCCCCGGCTTCAACCCGGCCGGGTCGATCGGGCCGTGCGTGGCGGACCAGGACTTGGGGTACTACCTGCGGCCGGAGCCGTCTGGGTCGTTGGTGATCGGCGGGACGGAACCGGAATGCGACGTGCTCGAATGGGTCGATTTCCCCTTGGAGGACGTCAACATGAACCGCACCGCCGAGTTGTTCGAGAAGCAGGTCACCCGGGCGGCCCGCCGCTTCCCCGAACTGGCGATCCCGCCGCGCCCGGCCGGCGTGGTCGGCGTCTACGACGTGGCGAGCGACTGGACCCCGATCTACGACAAGACTGCCGCGCCGGGATTCTTCGTCGCGATCGGCACCTCCGGCAACCAGTTCAAGAACGGGCCGATCATCGGGGAGTTCATGGAGGCGATCATCACGGCGACGACGGACGGCCAGGATCACGATGCCGTCCCCACCCTATACCTGGGACGCGTCACCGGCCGCACGGTCGATTTGGGCTTCTATTCGCGTCTGCGCGAGCCGGCGGCGAACTCGGGCACGGTTGCGGGCTGACCAGAAGGGGCGGCGCAGCCGGGGCCCGGTGTGGCCGAACTGACCCCAAGCGTTCCCCAGGCCCCAGTCGTAGTGCCTTGTACACCGCAGAGCGGCCCACCGGGTCCGAACCGGGCCGCCGCGGGCGAACTCAGCGTCCACGAATGGCGTCAAACGGCTTGATCGCGGCGAGCATCCCGAAGACCGCCAAGGGAACAAGAGTGACCAGCGTGGCAGCGCGCGCGAAGTCCCAGGCCGTCACCGCCAAGACCACTCCCGCCAGCTGCGGGGCCAGCCAAGCACCGGCTAAGAGCGCGCCAGCGGCGAACGGCGCGAGCGCAGTGAACGCCCAGTCTGAAGCCACCATCAGAGCCAATCGGCCGCCTCGCAGGCCCAGCAGACCATACAGCCCCATGTCGGTTCGCCGCCCCAGCCACAACGCGGCCTGGAACAACGCCAAAACGGCCGCCGCCGCCAGCGGAACCCAGCCCGATAAGCGGGCCGCCAATTGGCCGGCGGGGCTAGAATCGAGCGGCTCGCCCAAGACGCCGGGCGTCACCAGCGTCCGGGCCGCCTCATCAAACCAGCCGAGCAGCAACAATTCGACGTTTTCGCGCGCCCCAGGCGCGGCCTCGACCCAGCACTCCTGCAGTTGCCCCGCGGGTGCCACCGGCACCACCACCAGATTGCCCTGTTCGGATGACCGTGGCTGACCCGGCGCCGCCATGACTTCCACACGCTCATTGACGCGGGCCACGACGTACGGCAGGGTGCCGGAGTCGGCTATGCCCAAGCGGCTGGCCACCCTGGCGCCCACCACCGCCATCCCCGTATCGGGTTGACCCCGCAGGGCTGGCCAGACCAGGGCCGCGTAGCCGGGGCTGGCCTTGGCCAGGTCAAAGCTGACACCACTGTCGACGGATGAGACAGCCCGCCTGACGCTCGCCACCCCGCCGGCTCCGATCACGCCCGGCAGCGACCGCAGCGAGTCGCACCGGCCCGCGTCAAGGCCCTGGCGATCATCGCGTTGGACCACGAATAGGTTCGCTCCGGCGGCGACCAACTCGTCGTTGTAGGCGGCGATGCGGCTCACCTCAAGCGCTGGCGCGGTGACCACCGCGGCCCCCGCCATCAACCCAACCAAGCAACTCGTGAGCGTCTTGGCCGGGCTGGCCCGCAGATTCGCCAGCGCTTCGGAGACCGCCAACCTAAGCGGGAGGCGCTTCGCGGGCCGTCCGCCGCTATCCGCCATCGGCGAGCCGCCCGTCTTCCAGCCGGTAAGCCACATCTGCCCGCCCGGCGACATACGG
This DNA window, taken from Bifidobacteriaceae bacterium, encodes the following:
- a CDS encoding FAD-binding oxidoreductase → MTKTADVIVIGAGIVGASTAYQLAKTGRKVLLVDKGAGAGYGSSSASSGIIRFEYTLLTSVIVAWEASHMWADLRSYLEAPAGEALAKFHRNGKIMVDCPAFPRAALRAHFDALGIEYEEWDATELERRIGGIDAGRFFPPKPIDSESFWDEPSGRLGAVYTPQAGFIDDPRLACENFANAARRAGAETLYRTAVVAITQVGGRAEGAGAEPLNGPGTGGLANGSGGGAGGSVGGIGGGADGSVGGTGGGVETDRAGFGGWADGIGGGVRGGSGTVWRVTTDAGETLEAPVVVNAAGPWSPQVNALAGVGGEFAITTRPLRQEVHAVPAPPGFNPAGSIGPCVADQDLGYYLRPEPSGSLVIGGTEPECDVLEWVDFPLEDVNMNRTAELFEKQVTRAARRFPELAIPPRPAGVVGVYDVASDWTPIYDKTAAPGFFVAIGTSGNQFKNGPIIGEFMEAIITATTDGQDHDAVPTLYLGRVTGRTVDLGFYSRLREPAANSGTVAG